The Festucalex cinctus isolate MCC-2025b chromosome 16, RoL_Fcin_1.0, whole genome shotgun sequence sequence CAGTGGTGCAGGCGGGTGGGCTTACTTGCATTGGTACTTGCAATTTGGAAGCAAGTGTTGTGGTGGCATCGCGGGCTATGAGGCACCCGGTGGTGTAAACCGCAAACATGCCAGCGCTAATTTTAGCCCGCATGCTAAGCAGGCTACTACCATGAGCCCTTCTTCCTCTCTCTCCCCCCTCTCATCAagttcatctctctctctctcgctcgctctcaaCTCTCACGCCATCACGAGCAAACgcaacagcaacagcagcagtccTTCTGAATCTGATTGAGCCAGCTCGTGCCACTTACCCCCATCTCGCCGCGTCCGCGTCGTGTGCTCCGTCACCGCCCCCGGGGAACGCTCCTTTTTTGTTGCGGGGTCCGTGCGCCTGACTGTCGCTGCCGGGGAGCGAACGAGCGAGATAGCCGCTGAAGAATACAATGACTTCCGTGCTAGCGAGGCTAACTGACTACAGTGCCGGCCGGCCCGCGGTCACGGAGCAGTGTGCGGCTATTCGCAAATAAGAATCAGCGCTCAGTTAGAATTATATAAGTGTAATTTCTCCCTTTGTCGGATGGGCGCCAGGAACGCGGGATTGAATTTATTTCAGGTCCATCTTGCTTTCGCCCTTTCTTTACGACGCTCTCCCCGCCGCTCAACCGTGAGGCGTTCACGTGCTTCTCCAAAACTCCGACTTTAAAAATCCCACAAATGGACATTCTTGCAACAACTTCAGAATAAATTAATATGCGCTCATTTTCGAATGCTGGATCACTTTCGACACAACAATGACTCcaattcatttttgtttcttttcccacgatgtttaaattttaaaatggtaaCGTACCAGAAGGATACTTTCATTTACGGAGAAATGAACGTCCCACGCACTAGCGCGAATTTGTGTTGTTTGGGAAGTGATCACTCTGCATTTGTCATGcaatttacaagaaaataagctatgacatgacatgacatgccATTTACTTCTGCTCTGTGagtctttttaaataaagctcCATAAAGAAGGGTTTTTGTATTCTTTTATGCTGATCAATCacgccacaatttttcatcagcgcTATTGCTTGATTATTAGCgtgaagattttttttgattttttggtCAAGGGGCAACTCAGAATGTGGTTAAGGGCCAAAGTTCCCCGTCCCTGCCATACAGGTACAGTACCTCTTCACAAAAAGGCCGCTTAAAATGGAACATACATAATTTCTCcttttaatattacaatataAACATGAAGAAAACAGTGCTTcaactttaaaaatatgtaaaaacaaaaaacaaaaaaacaagcaaacaaaaaacccaaacaaaaacaaagaaaaaagacaaagcattttcttttttctgcagTGGAGTTAACGAAATTAGCCCAACAAGTGAAGACGAAGGGGCTTAACGAACTGGCTCCAAACGGAGGAAACAAGCTTCCAAACCTTCGCACCTGAATACCTAGACACCAAAGGAGAACACTGCATCAAAATGACTATAAAATAATCATATCTGTGTGTGCATGagtaccttaggaaaagttCTGGATTTTTGGGCCACGTTCAAAATTTCAAGGCGTTCCACTGTTgaacaagaaaaatattttagttttctGCTCAAAATATACTTTATGTGCGTTAGGTTCACTCGCAGGCTAACCAGTTGTGTTTTCAATCAATCGATCAATCATTCAAACAGCTGACCTGCTCCTCCGTGATCAGCTCCAAGCACGGCATCTCGTCCGACATCTCCTCTACATCTCTCAGGTCAACCGTGTCATCTCCCAGGTACAAACTGACGGGGCTGTTCCTCACACATATCTGAGTGAGGCACAAGCCATGCAACAATTAGCCAGCGGTGATAACAAAGAAACCTCAACACAAATATCGGTGACTGACCCTGTCTGAGGGCCAGCAGGCCACGGCGTGGCCCTTGCTTATCATGACGTCGTGGATGTTGACATCCCGGCTTGTGTGCGTGCTGTAAAGGGAGAGCTGCAGCACGTCTCCGGTGTAACACTCGAGGGCGCCCATGAGGACGTGGTTCGTGCACAGGCTCTGGAAGCAAGCGATGGCCTCGGGGGTCCACGCACCCTCAGAGCCACAGCACACATactttaatttttaattgaTAATTTAAGTGGAagtttaatgctaacatgtttgTCTATGCAGAACGTGAAAAGTGGATATGAGGatattaaataaatgcttaCAGTTAGTGGTCTAATTCCAGCCAGCGTGGAGGGGACAGCTTGCGCAGGGAGATTGGAGAAACACATcctgtgaaaaaacaaacaaacatggcatTTGCTGACTTCTAATAGGCTACATGGACCACAAACGCTTTTCCTGTGTAATCAGCATACTTGATGAACTTCAGGTTGTCAGAGTTCACCATGCTGGTCTTGCCGTAATCCACAAAGTACACCTCCACCTGAGAGGCGCTGGCAACCCGCTGTATCACCACTCTGTAGAACCAGCAGCCCGCCGCAGACACGCAACAAGCTTGGCCCCGTCGGACGAATCTCTGTGGGAGTCGGTAGAGCTCtgacacctcgggacaattgtAAAATCGTCTGGAGGAAACGGGATGATGACAAGAGAATGCCATTTCTGGAGCTCAATATGTAAAATCGCTCTTCATTTTGAGAACGGAGGAATTGATGCCCTCACCTCATCTCAAACATCATGTCCAGCAACGCGCGCGACTCGTCGCTCTCGAAGAAGCTGATGTAGAAATGTCCCGGAGACTCGACATGCTCCACCTGGATGGGCATGACCTTGCGAACGTCGTGCCGCGTGGGCCGCTTGAGACGCTGATTGCGTACGACGTCGTCCAGGGCCACGTCCAGGTGAGGACAAACCTCGGTGTCTGGCTTTTTTTCAGGGCTCTGACATGGAAACGGCACATGTGTTAACTTATCATTCGCTACTCACCAGCCTCAACAAACAAAATGGGTTATTTACCCCACCTCCTCTTGGGTGTGGAAATCCTCACTGGTGTCTAACGTCTCATCTTGATGGGCCTCCACTGAACAACAATCATCTCCTTCTTCGATTTTGCCTTCGAGTGGTGCTAAGTTGTCCTCGTGTGCATTTGTGACACCGTTGTCAATGCTGTCCATTTGGCTTGAATCGACACGCGAGAGACTTTCTGCATTGCATATGGTAACACATACTAAGCCAGACATGATCAATATCAGTGCTTTTTCTCAAACCAAGTTGAAAAAATACATCTGATTGATCCCAGTATACGGATATGATGGATAGTTATTGATGACAGATACAAGCACATACTGTACCTCCCCCAGTGCCGTCAGAGCCCATGAGAACCGTACAGTGTCCTTTGTCGCCCTCTGCTGGTTGTGTGGGTAGGTGATTATTCTTGATCAGTGGCACGTCCTTGCCCGAAGGCTTCTGCCAAGCAACATAATTTATAATTCCCCAAAGCAgatcaaaacaaagaaaaacaaataaaaagaatccCTCTGTGTGGCTTGCTTTCTAAGCACAGACCTCCAGCAGCGGTTTCTGATCCAAGTCTGGATCCGCTTCTTGTTCCTTCTCTGCTGCCGCTGCGGGCGCTGGCTCATAGCGAACATGGAATGAGGTGGTTTCAAGGACAGTGAGAGGAGTTAAATTGAGAAATCGTAAATATATAACTGGATTCCTACGAAGAAAACACACCTGATGGTTTTCCTTGCTTCACAATTCTTCTATGTGGCATATTATTTAACCTATTGGGCGTGTAGAACAACCCGGCTTGATAGAACGGCACCACGCTGTCATTGCGTCTCAGGCTGAGAATTAAGCCCATGTTGGTGGGCTGGACGAAGACCAGATCTGCCACAGCCTCGAGCATTTCTCTGACTGTGTTGAAACCAAAGTTGTGGGGGTTCAGCGGGCGGCGAAAGCATCGCAGGTAGCAGGAACTCAAGTCATACAACTTGACAGGTCCCTAGAATAGTCACTATTTTAATGGCATAGAACAAAAAGTTATACAATAAGACGATCATATGCAGTAGACCAGTGGTTCTTAAACTGGGTTCAGTGAGTTAGTCTTAGGGGTCCCGTGGAAGTGAATACTAACTACGTcggcaaaaaaatgaaagtggtcAGATGattgaatatgtgcaatatgaattcacatgtataacggaacgtatggtgttccataGGGTtccattctggggcctctgctgttttcattgtatttgttgCCCCTCGCCTGGATTCCACCTTAAGAAAACGGAAgtgattgttttaaagtgctctataaatatagagttgagtgatgggagtcagcgtcCTAACTGCATGAATTACAATGctaagttgagcaattctagtccagcacaacttCAATATTTCCTACAAGGTTAAGAGCCACTGTAGTAAatgatatatatttaattaacaGTAACAACTAGGCTACGCTCACACTGCAGGGCATGATGCCCAAAGCTGTGTTTCTTGTTAAATCCAATCTTTTTATGTACTCATTcatattataaaaacaaatgtgacttCTAATGTGAACGCAACGTGCCCGTGATGCGATTCGCACGCTGAGTGACGTACACCCAAAACGACGTCGTCATGTTACAGTGTTCACGGAAGTAAATACGGTCCCGACTTGCAACGTTTTACCTCCAGCCAATCCACCGCGGCAAGTGACTTTTATGAGTGCCATATGCAAATTTAGCTGTGCCTGATTGGTGGACTCGTTTCACGGCCATGTTAGGATTTCGATTCATGTGTCTTGTCTGGTTACATTATGGAAATTTAGCTGTGCAAACGCCTGCGCTCCTGGTTGGACTGTTTTCACGCTCGCTCCTGGTTGGCTGCTGTCCTTGGCTTCCTTGTGCGTCAGTTATGAAAGTGGTGTTTACAAACAGCAACAGAAATCAGACAATTTTTTCCCATCTCATACAGTAGCGAGGTTGGAAAAGGTAAAACATTTTGGGGAAATCAAGGGGACACTCCTCGACCTCATTTCATTACGACGACTACGGAAGATGGCGTCGCGTCATCGCCGTTCGTGATGAACCGTCTGCTATAAATGTCAACTTTatgcttcatgtttcaagtgTGATTAAATTAACgacaaataaaaagttaacaCTGTTATATCCACATACGAAAGAGGCCCAGGTCGCGTGTgaaaaaaaatcggaattgtATTGTTCACACTGCACGAAAATAATCAGATAGTTGTGGAAAAAAATCGGAACTGAGCTGCAGTGTGAAGGTAGcctaaaatacataataaatacaaatatttataacataaaaaaacaccaCCATCAGGATACATATTACCTGACAAAGGATGATTTGCAGCTGTGCCCTAAAAGTTTCAAGGGAAAGAAAAACTTTTCGACGGTAGAGGATGGGCGCTGGTTGATACTGGCGGGAGTAGCCAGTGCTCTTTCTCTTTGGCGTTCGCTGCATGGCCACCAGCTGCTCAATATGTTTGGTGGAGGTGTCACTCACAGCTGCGAAAGGCACAGGCATACACTTGTCCAGGACTACAGGCTTCACAAATATCCCGCGATCGACTGTCAACTACCTTTAAGGATTGGACAACCATTGATGCCATAGGTCACTGAAATCACGTCTGGCATCGCCATGGCCATGTCCATAATGGTCCCGAAGCCGAGGAGTTGCAGCGGCATGGGATGTCCAAGCATGTTGCCGTAGTCCCGCACCAGTTGGTTGGGACCCAAACCGTTTTTAGATGAAATGAGCAAAGAGCGCACATCCTTCTTGAGCTGAGCTAAGACCTGTTCCTTGTTCGTCTTGTGCGTTGACATCtgtgggagagagagagaaaaaaaggtgaGAACAAACGAAGTGACAACAAATGCAGCCGCCATATTTTGACAGCTAGTGCATGTTTGATTAACTTGGCGAGGGTTTCGTGATTGTGTTTTTCAGCTTTTCTTTAGTGTGAGTCATGCTTGTGGAGTCACAAAGTCACAAAATCCTTCAAATGGTTCGTGGTAGAACACAAGTGTCGGCGAATTGATCTTCATCGTGCTTTCGTCTTACAATGTTATTTTGACCGACATCAGTCTTGTTAAAACCCCGAATAATCTCCAGGCTCGGAATGTGGACTTGCGTCTTGCTATTAAATTATTTGCAGAGATAGGACAGTCTTTCATAACTGAAACATGTTGTGTTCCCTCGGCTGGTATCAGTGTCTCGTGACTGAATTGTTCCCGCTGATTCGGGGAATGAGGATTTCCTCATATCCTCCTACTTTGCAGCCAATCATGgacccttttgtttttggacggGTCCCTTTTTGTGAGTTTTATTCTTGAGAACGTAAAATTGCACATTACGAAAGCAACTTTGATGTTAATATCGAGGATGATctatatcgcccacccctatttagttgtttttttcctccttgtaTTTACTGAATAAACTTTATTTTACACATGTAAAGCACTGAGAGTCATGTTtgtgactaaataaatgtgaCTGCTAACTAAATAAACACAATACTTCCTTGCAGTGCTGCATTCAGTGTCATAAAAAATGACTTGCACTCCACAATAGTGAATTGAGCACAGTTCAGGTTTACAGCTTTGGGTTTTTCTTTATacttcagttttttgtttgtttttacatttagcAAGTTTGGAGCACAAGTTtgctagtttttatttgtttcatgttttttagcCTATCGTTAGTTTTACACAGGTAAGATGTACTTTCACTTGGTTttctttcaaaaagattttatttttttaagaatacgtTTTTCGTTTTACGTTTGCAATTTTAATTGCATATATTTCGTTAACTATAACCTTAACACAGTTCAAATAATATCAATAGATTGAGAGGTGAGCATAATCCACAGTTAAGCCATTTGCATTCTATGAACTATTCAGGCTAACGCGTTAGCAAAAAGTTGGCAAAATAATGCTCATTTTCTCAATCAAACGTTTCTCCAAAGTAGTCAACACGACAAGAACTGTAACTTGGGATCTTGTCCAGGCTAGCATACACCtgctatgctaagctaacattagcgttGCCAACTCCTTGCAAATGTAGGCCGACCGATTCACGCATCAAGACTACCACTAAAGACTCTTGGACTTTAACACACTTACCGTTAAAGTGCTCTTTCTCTTAGTGTTTGCTGCTTATTCCAAGTAATGAATGTCACGACCGAGGCTTCGCCCAAAAGCGGCGACAAGATTCGCATCGCTGTAGGCTGGGCGGAGGGCCAAGAATAATTAGCCTACATTCAATTAAGCAACCTGGCCACTGCATGCACTATTTACTTCACACAGTAACGCTCAAAGCCTTATACGTTTACGTACAAAAAAgaatacaaacaataaataaataaatacttagcTGCCAGTTCATTGGAGAAATGTATTTGTGCATTAAATTTTATACAGGTGAATTAAAAACTGTAACTTGCCAAAGAAATCAAACCTGTTTTATAGTGGCTGTTTATCCGAATACCGTATTAAGCCTACAGGGTATCATGTGGTTAGATTAATTCATCCTCCATTCCATTCAAGGCCATGAAGACTAACATTTATCGTTCTTACATGTGTAtgagggaaagaaagaaaaaaaataaaaaaaaataaaaaataagggaTTTATCTGCTCCATTACCAGCACGCCGCTGCCCTTAAATCTTTGGAGTGGTTGGTGAGAAAGGACATGAAATGGCGGAGGGTGCTTGCTTACATTACTGTCATTGATTAAACCACAagtaataaatgaattaaaaaacgaAGGAATTAAGTGCTCTCAAAAGCTCatcgttttgttttgaaatggtcCACGCTGTAATTCGAGGGATGTCCACTTGATGGCGCTGGAAGTTTGTGAATGGGAGGAGGGAACGAGGCCTGGCTGCTATGCGCCAACACCTTCATTGTTTGGATGCCCACAAATGTGAACATATCCAACAATAGGACAAGTCACAATGACGTCAGATACTTCCGGGTGGCAAAATCATAAGCGTTCTCATGATGGCACCACGAGTAAGCACATCCTTTGACAGTTACAGCATGTCATTTGACCAAGAAAGAGCCATTGAGAAAACTGGATCAGTAGCTTGAATTAATTATTGTCTTCTTTAGAGATTGCACATAAATTCTTCttctctattaaaaaaaaacaaaaacaaacaaaaaaaacaattaagagCTGAGGCGGCTTTTCTACACCGTAACAACGAGGAACTCTAACGCGGCCATGCCCCCGCCCATGCAGACTGTCACGCTGCATGTTTACGCTCCTCTGGCTTCTCATGTGTGACATGCGTGCACTCGCGGCAGACAACTAGGCACTCTAAAGTTTTCAGTAGCTATCTTCAAAAGTGTTTCAAGACAAATCACTGAATTCCATTTAATTCCATCTCAATTCCATTTATTTACATGTAACTTTTAGTTAAATTGCATTCACTAAACTAATcctaattaatattaattatacatATTTTGATGTGCAATAACATTATTGTGAACACTGCTAAATCTCAGGCGAAGAAGGAGGGAGGACATGGAAGAGCGGCAATGgatcaaagaaaaaacaacaacaactaaacaaacacgTCCAAATTGACTTGCTGGATGTAAAGCTGTGACATTTCCCCAGTTACACTGAGGCGTGTCTGAGAGGCAACAAAGCATAGTGACTGCCAGTCAGCCAGGCCTCTACTGGGATGATAAATCATCACGCTGATGAGCAGCCACACACCGGGTCAATACGCATGCCGAAGGATTCAACAGAATAAGCCAAATCAATCAAACGCTCTCATATTAGCACACTTTGTCAAGCTCAAATGAGCCATTAAGAagacacaaaacaaagaaagatgGCGTTAACATACCTTGAGGAAGAATATGCTTGAAAGGGCGTCAAGTCCAGAACTACACCAAGGTCTTTCTGTTCTTTCTACAAGTTAACCTTCACCACTGTTTATCATTTTTATATTCACTCTAAgctgtaattattttattcagCCAATACAAGCCTATCATAaaaaactacggcccgggggccatttgcggcccgccgtccatttttcagtggcccgcgacatatgctaaaaatggcatttgactcagttaaaaaaaaaaaataaaacaaaactttttggaGATGgtaaaagtaagaagggagggtatcgaaaaacaggtgccattaaaggttattttagttaacgaaaactaatgaaaaaactaaaactaaaattccaaaacaatattgttaccgaaataaactaaaaacgaaaatgctttttaaaaaaaacgaaaactaactgaaactacattttatgtttacaaaactaactaaaactaactataataatagcaaacgtgcttcgttttagtctttggtaattaatttaatgcatgagcctttggggatgattttaaaatgtgatttttagtacatttcttttgatatcatccggaataatgacgtttgaaagtatgtcacacagaagtgacatcatctagcagcagccaatagaaaagcaccttcagatgacgtcgctcccatggtgttttttaaatattgtgcacaagtaatcacatttaaaaaacaaaactaatactaatactgaaacataaaaaaataaaactaagcatattttttaaagaactaaactaattaaaattaacagaaccaccctgaaaactaataaaaactaagtaaaccgaaaaattccaaaactataataaccctactgccatattacaaataaattggtttatatactgtagcattttcctaaatatgcaaaagcaaaaataaattatttgtacaatttttcggactaaatacaatttctcttcataacattatgtggcccttgcatccttctgattttctgtatgtggccctcaaatgaaaaagttttgaCACCCTGGTTTAAGATTAATTTGTAGAGCAGTTTGTCAGTGttagtttagtttgtattagttttatttattttttaactacagcgagtatttgtcaagtgcaagacaaaaaaatgccattaagtattgtgtaataaacTAAAATTCTCAAACAACTGCTTGACCTTCTTTCTTTATGGATGTACAGCaatactgaaataaatacatttaaaatgaacccagGAAGCTCGTCAGACAAGCTTGTAATTTGTTGTGCTTAAGAAAGAACCGATTTCATTCGACACGCTGTATGCGGACACACAGCACATTCATTCTCTAGGGAATTCAAAGTGGGTGGTGGTGCCGCGGGGCGGAGGTGGGTCGCTGGAAGGCGAATTATCCCAAGGTGATTTAAAGCGCGAGTGAGTCATCGGGTGGAAAGTGCAGAGAGGTAAGAATGTATATGCCCTTAGAGCTGGCAAACTTTTGTCAAAGTCACAAATCGCACAGCCTGACTACATTAAAGCCAGCTAGTAAAAAGTAAACACGAGCGAGCCGAGGGGGAGGAAAAGATATCTGCTCGCATTAAAATGTGGCTCCACTTTGTCAAATCTAATTGCCCGTGAGGGACCGgagaagagaaaaagaaaagaaggtgAGTGACAGACTTCCACTCACTCAGAATAGACAACGCATGCACACACTGGAGAGCTTCTGATGATGCAGTTGAGTCATGTCAATCAGACTGAGCTGTTTCTAATACTTTGACCTTCTCGGGTTGGACTGAATTCAAATCAACATCGCAGTGTAGTGGAATgcaatttttaaattgcaaaggcaaaaacaaaacacacacacacaaaaacctcTACAGGTAAGTTCAGTGCTTAAAGAGTGTGGTCCAGATGTTTACATATCATTGTTTCATTAAACACGAAAAGTTGAACTGAATTGTTTCAAACTTTGTGTAGTTGTCGGCGTGATCGCTAACGTACAAGTAAATGTAAGGCCAAAACGTTGATGTACAGTATAATAAATctaatattgtttattgtaatacaaatgaatttatttcatgtttttgattaaaaaaaaaaaggtagtgcTAACGTATAAGCTAATACTAAATTAGACATAAGCGTATCCCataagaccaaaacatttatgtactgatattgtttattgtaatacagattatatttcatgtttttgattaaaaaaaaaaaaaaaaaaggtagggaAAAGGGggtgaaaacaaaataatcacACTTTAAATTGCTGAACAATAAGCTAACGCTAACCGAGTAGTAAAAGTATACcaccaaaacatttatgtattattataataCAGATAATTTCATGTTTTTGATTAAAAGTAGGGTAAAGGGGGCGAGAACAAAATAATCACACCTTAAATTGCTAACCTATAAGCTAACGCTAACCAAGAAGTAAAGCTATACcacaagaacaaaacatttatgtattaacattgttttttgtaatacagattatttcatgtttttgattaaaaaaaaggtggggaAAAAGAGGTGAGAACAAAAATAATCACACTTTAAATTGTTAACCTATAAGCTAACGCTAACCGAGAAGTAAAGaccaaaatattataaattGATATTCTTTATCGCAATACAGATTAATTTTCAaaataggggggaaaaaaaattacaggttATATACACTACCACAACCACAGGAAATGAAGCGATACATCTACTAGATTTTAGAAAACGTTACAACCCCTTAAGACTTTGTTTTGAATCATTTAATGGAAACTCCAACTCAACGAACAATTATCCAAACAAATGCAAAAGCGAAAAGTCTCTGCGGGACATGGAGGGAACCCCCGCCAAATCCTGCCACTTCACTTACTTTCAGTTTCTCTAAAAGCTTCGAGTGAAAAGGTAAGAAGGTAGGAGGGGAACAAAGGGGATGATTCGGCAATCAAATATTTAGGAGGTAAAATAATGTTCTCTTCCAGTCTGCTTTTCACTCGCACTCTCGCCGATTTTTCACCTGCAAACTCACATCCGTGCTCGTTGCTGTGTTGGACGTGTACTTGTGCTCAACAAAGGATGggccaaaagaaagaaatggtTATTGATTATTGGCGGGCCAAAGGAGAGCAGACGGTGCCGCCATTAGCCCGATACGCGTCCCTCGGGAGCGTCGCAGTGGCAATCTATAACTGCCGCCACTCATTTGTCCCCCACTAAATGTCAAGCTGTGGCTACTTTGTGAACGTGCCGTCGAATGAAGCGAGGGCAACGAAGCAGAGCAAAAACCTGACGGGAGGAAGAAAGAGTGGGAGTGAAAGGTCAGCGAGAGCAAAGAGCGCAAAGTGTCTGAATGGCTCAcactggcattaaaaaaaaaaaaagagaaaatgtccAGAGAAAAAGATGGAAGAAAGGTCCCGCGGAGACAAAGTGCACTTTGAAAAGACGGACGAGAACAATGGCGACCCTGGGATGGAAAATGAGAAATGACTCAttcgggcttttttttttcccaatgcatGGCTCAAGTTCAATAGAAACCATTGGCGGCCCTCACAACGTGTGCCCACTCTGCCAGATTACTTCCAACAGATGACAGTATAACGGTTGTCGGTCACGTCACTAACTTCATTTCTTTTGATAACATTGGACTCCTTTTATAAGTTgtcattcatgtttttttttttttttttggctcagtGGTTCTGAGACACTAAGTGACCAACACTggataaataaaacacaaaacattcatTGGCAAGACCCATCACTGGCTTTGTCGCTCTctgctcaccatgcataccaTCACCCACACtcaacatttaacatttttgttctGTAAGTAACTATGTTCAAATCTCCACCCCACACAAAATAAGTCATTATTTTGCTTGTTAGCCCTAGTTATTAGAAATGAATGATATTCTTTAATGTAAAGACAGTGACCATCATTTCTCACATTAATTgggataaatataaataattttcacCCTCTTTAgcctatttttcattttttttttgaaaaaaaatacattttgcttaaATCATTTCCCCATGATGcaaatggctatttttttttgtgtttcttgaaaaatctgggaaaaaaaaaaaaaaagactggctaAGACTAAGAAGGCGTCGATCTAcaacattttatttctataaatatctgccagtgtttacattttcaaatgatcaaacTACAACATCCCTGAATTAGAATGtcatattcaaataaataaatgctctggcctgatgtttattattgtggttataGATTTACATTTACTAAAGCacttttcaattattattttttgttttatacatcTGCCCCAAGGAGGAAGAAAATATTTCTTGCTCCCCCAACTCTCCGCTATGACTATAAATAGCAccatttgtctaaaaaaaaaatttgtgaaaCGTACGCCTTTGCAGACGAGCTAATACTACTTGTGTGGTCTGTGACAATGAGAataccactgccacctactgtcgtggatgtgcaattattctttattttagtacaacaacaccaaaaacatgttCTCTGGGGTCAAATCCCCCCACTTCCACTACCATCGTACAGTTTACTATATTCCAAACAAAGTTTGGCAAACTGCAAATGAAATTCTCCCGC is a genomic window containing:
- the LOC144003496 gene encoding tudor domain-containing protein 5-like isoform X2 → MSTHKTNKEQVLAQLKKDVRSLLISSKNGLGPNQLVRDYGNMLGHPMPLQLLGFGTIMDMAMAMPDVISVTYGINGCPILKAVSDTSTKHIEQLVAMQRTPKRKSTGYSRQYQPAPILYRRKVFLSLETFRAQLQIILCQGPVKLYDLSSCYLRCFRRPLNPHNFGFNTVREMLEAVADLVFVQPTNMGLILSLRRNDSVVPFYQAGLFYTPNRLNNMPHRRIVKQGKPSAPAAAAEKEQEADPDLDQKPLLEPSGKDVPLIKNNHLPTQPAEGDKGHCTVLMGSDGTGGESLSRVDSSQMDSIDNGVTNAHEDNLAPLEGKIEEGDDCCSVEAHQDETLDTSEDFHTQEESPEKKPDTEVCPHLDVALDDVVRNQRLKRPTRHDVRKVMPIQVEHVESPGHFYISFFESDESRALLDMMFEMRRFYNCPEVSELYRLPQRFVRRGQACCVSAAGCWFYRVVIQRVASASQVEVYFVDYGKTSMVNSDNLKFIKMCFSNLPAQAVPSTLAGIRPLTGAWTPEAIACFQSLCTNHVLMGALECYTGDVLQLSLYSTHTSRDVNIHDVMISKGHAVACWPSDRICVRNSPVSLYLGDDTVDLRDVEEMSDEMPCLELITEEQWNALKF
- the LOC144003496 gene encoding tudor domain-containing protein 5-like isoform X1; amino-acid sequence: MSTHKTNKEQVLAQLKKDVRSLLISSKNGLGPNQLVRDYGNMLGHPMPLQLLGFGTIMDMAMAMPDVISVTYGINGCPILKAVSDTSTKHIEQLVAMQRTPKRKSTGYSRQYQPAPILYRRKVFLSLETFRAQLQIILCQGPVKLYDLSSCYLRCFRRPLNPHNFGFNTVREMLEAVADLVFVQPTNMGLILSLRRNDSVVPFYQAGLFYTPNRLNNMPHRRIVKQGKPSAPAAAAEKEQEADPDLDQKPLLEKPSGKDVPLIKNNHLPTQPAEGDKGHCTVLMGSDGTGGESLSRVDSSQMDSIDNGVTNAHEDNLAPLEGKIEEGDDCCSVEAHQDETLDTSEDFHTQEESPEKKPDTEVCPHLDVALDDVVRNQRLKRPTRHDVRKVMPIQVEHVESPGHFYISFFESDESRALLDMMFEMRRFYNCPEVSELYRLPQRFVRRGQACCVSAAGCWFYRVVIQRVASASQVEVYFVDYGKTSMVNSDNLKFIKMCFSNLPAQAVPSTLAGIRPLTGAWTPEAIACFQSLCTNHVLMGALECYTGDVLQLSLYSTHTSRDVNIHDVMISKGHAVACWPSDRICVRNSPVSLYLGDDTVDLRDVEEMSDEMPCLELITEEQWNALKF